The genomic interval ACAATAATGCATTTCCTACTTCAAAGAGGCAGACTACTCTTAGACGGCAACACAGaaaagactggagtgacatgccTGGCACATCTTTCCCAGATGGACTGAGAACAGTAAGAGCCAAAGATGAACACAAGATTTTCATCAGACCAAGGAAATTACACAATGCTTATATAAACTGGCACCCGACAGCTTTTAAAGAAGATTACAAATACAGTGATCCAGTTGATGGAAATCCTCATCTGCTAAGCAGCAGGCTGTCTTCTATTTCTTTCGGACAGTCTTCAGAAGGTAGCTTGTATCCTCCTTCCATAGCACAGAACAGTGGATTTAAGCACAGGCGTTACCTGAACAGGGATACAGCTGGCAGAAGTTACTCTGTATGTTCCCTTCGGAGATGTCCATCCTCGGTATCTTCAGACCAGCTATCAGCATCTAGTTTACAGCATCCATTGGCAAGAGAGAGCAACAGCGGTTTTATACCAAGGTTTGGTCGCCAAAATCCAAAGAGAATTCCTCTATCTTCTATTGTATGGAACAATACACTAGACTCTCCCGCACAAACATCCACtcaagaaaaaatgttgaaaacgCAGTCACTAATGGAGTTTCATGCCACAGACCATGGTAGATACCCTAGCCCTTTGCAAGAAAATAGGAAATATGCTTGTTACCATTCAAAACACCATTACAGAAGATCTTTTTCAAGTAGTAATTGTTTCAGCAGAGTGAGTGGTTCTGACAAACCTGCATCTCCATTGTCCTTTGATAACTGGGAAAATTATCCGTTACATAAATCAGAAAATAATCTCTCTAGGTCCTGCTATAGAGATACTTCTTCTCATGGCAAGTTGTATACAAATCAAAAAAATTCTCCCTATGGGAAAAAAGATAGCTATCCTTCTTGGGCTGATATACCTCAGTACCATAGTGATAAAGTGTTTACTTCCCCTGATGCGAGCTTTGAAGGAGTTACGGCTAACTTAAATGACTGGCAATGGACACATACAATGAACGTCAAGTATGCTTCACAGCGCCTGCAGAATGATTTTCACATGTATTCTCCAGAACATACGAGCATCGAAAAGGTAGCAAGAAGTGTAAGTAATAGAACTTTTGCAGAATTCACCGAAGGCTATCAGCCTTGGCTAAGTCATAACTCTCCCGTTTCTTCATATGGCACCAGAAGTGATGAGCCAGTCTTTCCTGATTCAAAGGACCAAACAAAAGCTATAGGACTGAACAGCAATTCAGTCGTTGTTACTCAAAGAAGTACTAAGATGGACTTGGAGCAACTAGAAGATGTCGAAGATAAGAAACTGCCAGATGAAGTAGATATTAAAGACATGACATTATTGTCAGTTTCTCAACAAGCAGATGCAAACTACACCAGCACACAGAGTTTACCTTCCAATAACCCTGCTTCTGCCATCCTGCCAAACAGTGTATCTCTCTTGAACTCACTGAGATCAAAAAGACAAACCCAAGGCACTGCCAGAAGAGAGACTGCAAAAATATATGCCTCACACAGTAATAAAAGAAACatgcaaatgaaggaaaatggTTGCCCACCCAAGAGTGTGTTCAGTCAGCCTCCCTGTATTTTGCCAGCTGATGAGAGCAGAAAGGAACGTTGTCTTGCAAGTCAGAAACCATGGGAACATAATCTACATTatgcaacaaaaagaaaaagcatcaaagTGGATAATCAGAGTACAGGAACAGTTAACCAAGCTACTCCAAAGAGACGGTCTTCACTGGTGGATGTTGGTTCTGCTCCATCGACTGAAAAATTAGTGAAGCATCAAGGCATGTTGCCCAGTCCTCCTGAACGTCCATCTAGTTCCTCACAAAGCTCTCCACAAGCACTTTCTCATAAAGACAATTTAAAGTGTTTAGAAACACTAGCTAACTCTTCAGTAAATTGCACAGTTACTGAATCTCAAGCAGAAGGTGAAAAAACAGCTCaaaagagcagaacagatgttACCAAAAAGATGTCACAGAAAACATCACAAAATCCTAGCACTTTAGTGAATAAGGACTGCAATAGACAGTTCACTACTAGTTCTCTAGAAAATGGAagttctggaaatatttttatatatagcttTGATGGGGACCTCCAGACCTCCAAGcatagtttaaattatttttgccttgaaaaagaaagtggaaaaataagGAATAATTCACCTTGTATTGAAAGGCTTAACAAGCAAGACAGCTTGATGCGATATACCAGCAGCTGCAGCGTTACTGGCTCCCCTAGCAGAAACAACCCCAAATCTCCTGATCCGCTTGTTATCTATTATACCTTACCTAGAAAATCAGCTAGCATTGCTGGTAGTATCATGTCAGATACGCCTATCTCTCTCCCTAGAGAAAGCAGAACAAGCACATTTGATCGTTTAAGGACTGAAACTCCAAACAGAACTGATGTATTTTGTTCTAATGAAAGCACGTCCTGTTTAGACTCAAAACGTTCCTTGTTAACATCAGCACCATTAAATGCTGCTACAAGTATCGAAGAAAAAGATTACCCCGTTCCTTTCACCAAAAGTCCTAATGACTCAGTAAGCAGTAGTACATCAGTCGAACTGGCGGAGAGTTCTAAACATCTGACCAGAAGAGGATGGTCTGGTTTTTCAGAATGTAAGGAAAGGGGAAATTGTTTGCAGAAATATAAAACTACAAGCACATTTACAGTTTGTGTTGATGAAGATCATGTCAAATACCATGAACTAGTTTCAATCTATTACACATTGCCACGGAGGCATTCTAGAACGTTTTGTCACCTCTTTAGGGATAAGCCAGAGGATGCAGAATTACCTCTTCCCGAAGAAAATTCTCAGTCACCAAGAATATTTAACAAGAATAATGAAGGTCACATGAGTTTAGCAAATGTATTTTACCCTAATACTTTGGAAAAAGAGGTGCCTTCGTATTCTTCTGACCACGTACCTTCAGCTCTGGTCACACCTCGGAACTTAGAAACTGCTGTTGACCATAAAGAAGAGAATTCCCACTTACTTCCTAGCTCTGAGAAGGTATGTGCTTCAAAGGCAGTAAGTACAGTACATATTAGGAAAGATATTGCACCAGATCTTCCATTAGCAGAAAGTACACTTCCTGACATGATGACAACAGGCATTTCTTTTGGTGGTCCACAATCCATTGCAATAGTGGGTGACACAGGTAAGGCCATTTCTGCTGCTTCAGGCaatcaaaatacagaaacagaaacacgtctaaaagaaaagaaggaaattttgCAAACAGCCACATCACTAACCTCCACTTTATCAAAGCCTCCCAAACCAGGCAGGCCTCTAGAGGATCTTTGTTATTGCACTTCAACAAATAAGAATAGTGTACAAAAGGGAAACTCTGAAAACTGCTATCAGCCTactaaagtaaaaacaaatgaaaatcagaaCAGTTTAGTGCTCCACCCAAGggagaaaagttattttggtGGGAACAGTAATACAGAGCATTCTAATGCTCCAGTTCCTCCTGCTGAAGATAGATATAGGGATAATATGAAAGTCAAGCAGAGAGAAAATCTCCTACACCAAATCACTCCTCTATATAATAATAAAAGTAGTGGACTGCAATTACGAACCGACAATTCAAGAAATAGCACAAATGATTTAATCTCTTGTaacaaaatgctttcagaagCCCAGAACAAAGCATTTGAGATAGGTACAGCTTCCAGTGCTGACCCGTTCCTTCAGCTAGACGAAATGGGTAGCACAGATACAAATGAGTTAAAGATTTCAAAAATTGAAAAAGTACAAAACTTGCAGAGTGCTGAGATTGGTAAAGATTACACTGGTTTGCAGGAATTGGAGAGGCACAGTGAAGACAGCCTGAACGTTAACTGCAAAGTCCTTGGGGTTGCACAAGATCAAAAGTTAACACAGAATGCAGAAAGTGAGAGCAAGCTTCTCTCTGGCTGCACAAGAGACAAAGTAAAAgatatagaaaaaaggaaaaatagaccTTCGATTAAAAATAAACTGGCAGCTGTTTACAAAACAAGTCGAaaattttcaagtaaaaatttACCCCCAAAGCCACACATCAGTAATATTTTTTCACAGAATGATGGAAGTGCCACTTCTCCAGAGGTTACGATGCCTCTTGACTCCTTGCTTTCAGCAGATTCCAATCCGTTGTTTCTGCAGTCTGCAAATGAAAACCAGAATCGTAGTCCGGACCCTGAAGGGAATACCCCGATACAAGGAACAGCTGAGAGAAAtaagagtgaaaatgaaaatgatcttTCTTTGCTTGTTAATAACACAAATTGGAGGTCTTTTACAAGTTCATACACACAGAAAGAAGCCATCAGTCCCCCAAAAAAGACAATAGAAGTGGAAAACAGGCCAAGTCTTACAACCCTATTTCCAGATAAAACAGTAGCCACAAGAAATAAGAATTCTCAAACCCTTGGTCTTGGGTTAGAAAACAGAAGCCAGTCTCTCCCTCTTCGTGCTACTACATCAGCCCCACTGGATGACGAGAGAGGAAGAGCTAGGAGTAGTGCATGCAGTCCTCCCTTGCCACTTCTAACTGACAAAAACTCGAACCCCTTTATAAATAATTACTTGCAGGCAAACATATGTCCAGAGCAAAGGTTGACTTATCAGATGGCTTTTGGTCAGCATCAAAATACCTATCAGTCTAATAGCTTAAAAAATGCTAACTTGTATAGTAATCAGTTGCGCAAGAGTCATGCAAAAAATCAACGTGAGCGTCACCTTTCTGAGAGTACTTGTGCTCGAGATTCTCAGGACAGCTTTGCCTCTGGAAGCAATATTCTACCTAAAGATAGTAGACATGGGAAGAGATTTAAATCTTACTCAGAGCTGTTGTCTTGTGACGAAAATGAAAACTGGGCATCTGACAGTGTAAAAAGTTACAGCACTAGGAATTTGATGTATCCTTCTGTTGAATTTGGTATATTCGGCAAAGAGCAACAATTGGCTTTCCTGGAAAACATCAAGAGGTCGCTCACGGAAGGGCGATTATGGAGGCCTTGCCTTCTTAGTAACCCTGGCGCTCTCAGAGATGGAGAGAGCCCTTTAAGCAGATCTGAGCTTTTGAGCTCTAGTTCTGCTGGGAGCAAAATATCATCGGCTGCTTCATCGCCCAGAGAGCTGACTGAAATGTATCAGGGAGAGCCAGCAACTTATTCAGACTCGGACACTGATACTACCACAGATGATGAATATTACCTAGATGAGATAGATAAAGAATCAGAACTATGACAACTTGTGGTACTAAGATTGCAAGATAGCTCAGTAGTTTCTGGTCAGGCAAAAACATAAAATGTTTTAAGCCCCTTCTTATGCTGCTATAAATCAGTACAATTTGATTAGTTTTAAAGAAGTTAGTATCTTATGTTACATGAGCCTTTGACTTTTTATGTTAAATATGTGGCTTCGCCATTGTTCTtcttaggagaaagaaaaccttCCAAAAATTATAACAGATAAATGACTGTAGAGCTTTGGGCAGTATAATGTTAGAGATGGCTTTCCACTGACATGAGCAAGCACTGGGTTAGGCTCCTGCCAACCAAGTACAACAATGCTGAAATGGATGAATTCTAGCTCTAGCTATGTTTGCTTAGAAGATTTAACAGGAAACCAACATATTACATTGCTGATGTGGACTGTTTCTCCAATCATCTTCTTCATTTAGTAAATCATAACGATGGCAGTCCATCCCACCTAATACACACACACCcagaatgaaaacatttcaatGTTTGTAGCATATTCAGTAGGAATGCTCCTGCTTTCTTTATTCTTGGGAAGCAGGTTGCAGCAATGTCACTGATGGAGTTTGTTTGGCGATACAATTTCTGGATTCCACGAGGTGGATTGTGCACTAGGATTCATAGGGGGATTCATGATTAAAATAGTTCTGATTACAGCCAGATAGCTGCCTTTGTTGTAGGAACAGGTTAACTTGGATTAATAATCTGGCACTTGAAATGGTGCAAAATTTTGTAAGAAGATTTACCCTACTTATATCCTATATAAACCTCATAGGTTGAATCCTAAGTTGCCCTAACAGTGGGAAGGCAAATGTGACCCTGCTATAACTTGTTGCTTCACAAAGTTCTTTGACTGCCTCTATACTTAGATGGTCCCCATTAGAGTTCAGTGCAACCATTGGGCTACTTGAGTGTTACGCCACCCAAAGCAGCCTGAGAAAGCACTTTGCTGGTTCAAGCCTGTGCTGTACGGAAATGGTAATTTGTTTTcgtatgaaataaataaaactggtGGAAAATACTGCTTGCCCTTTGCTAAATTGCCATCTCTTTTTGGTATTTTTCAAACGTTCTCTCTGCCACCACGGAACTTTTTATCCTTTGAGCTTAAAGGCTGCAGACGTTTTCCTGCAGCTATTCCTCAGCCACACTAGTAAAGGTGTTATTACTTTACAGTAGCCAAAACCCATCCCTGGCCATTAAATTTCTAACTAAGCTGTGATCTCTTGTCATGCAAAATCACAAGTGGCTCATTGAGCCAGAAGGtagtatttttaaacaattacacAACATTTATTTCTACGTCCGTAATTCCACATAGAGTCTAAAATGTTCATCCATATTTTTGATATGTTTTTTAGTTCAATAAAatttctggaaaacagaattaTATTTTTGTAACTGGAAGGACAGtatactgatattttaaaataatatattctaaACAAAACGAGCAATGCTTGTATCACTGAATACTCCACAAGAAtctaaaagagatgaaaaatactgTAGTAGGTAACTGGTATCCTTATTTTTTTATATTGTAAACTTCGTTAAAGAAGTGGAGCTATAATTCAAATATGTATTGAAATGtaagtattattattactttatacTATGATAATTTGTCCTTCTTGTACATAAAAGGACTGATATAAACTGTGTATTTATAGTCAGAACTGTTCTTTACACATACCTGTTTTGGAAGGATATAAGCGTACGCTGACATATGTAATATTGGAAGGAAATAATTACCATATAGTTGTACTCTTGTAAGATAGGCTGTTCTAAggagaaattacatttttctgtaaatTCCTCTACTCCGTATGTACAGGTTTCTGTAGAGCAAGACAATAAAACCAACTTAGTATTAGTGAGGAATTTCTGCTGCTGTACATTTCTGCAAAATATGTTAGTCCAAAAATTAGGAATACCAGCCTACATAAGttagtaataaaataaatgtttacaagGGAGGTAAATGGTCATACAGTTTTGCTTGACTAGAAATAGATTGTTTAGAATTATTatatagaatatttttatttgtaaattttttCTGCCTGCTCAGTAGAATTTGGATTAAGTTCTCACCTTATTGGCATAAAAAGGTTTTCATTTGCTATGTTATGTATGTACAGTAAATTGGGAGGTTTGATTTAatgtaaacaattttaaaaaaacagcttttgggcATAAATTAGGTACGCGAGACTGCAGTCTGTTGAGGATCTGTAAACTAATATTTATGTAGAATGATGCTATTCTGTAAAATAGTTGATTATGTGAAAGCTCAGAAAAATCCTTTGAATAAAAAGATCTTTTCCATTCCGCTTAGCAGAGCCGGAATTGGACATCATCACTCTTCCAGGCTTTTTTCTGTGCGCACAGTGTAGTCCATAAATGGTCATAATTTATagaattttcatatttaaaactcCTTGTTTGAAATAAACTGTGCATTCAAATGAACAAATGTATGGGcact from Struthio camelus isolate bStrCam1 chromosome 1, bStrCam1.hap1, whole genome shotgun sequence carries:
- the EXPH5 gene encoding exophilin-5 isoform X2, which gives rise to MSSCTNPQAQKNTSASFLGFRSPFAWLFSFRKSRKHQTQKQPRYDSSAGTSSKVEEMATAEICNSPISTEPSGHSSDANQDELMEKSTQEWNEQLEKEFFRVLDDLDDQLAQEQAQNPLDKTISINSATNVQYNNAFPTSKRQTTLRRQHRKDWSDMPGTSFPDGLRTVRAKDEHKIFIRPRKLHNAYINWHPTAFKEDYKYSDPVDGNPHLLSSRLSSISFGQSSEGSLYPPSIAQNSGFKHRRYLNRDTAGRSYSVCSLRRCPSSVSSDQLSASSLQHPLARESNSGFIPRFGRQNPKRIPLSSIVWNNTLDSPAQTSTQEKMLKTQSLMEFHATDHGRYPSPLQENRKYACYHSKHHYRRSFSSSNCFSRVSGSDKPASPLSFDNWENYPLHKSENNLSRSCYRDTSSHGKLYTNQKNSPYGKKDSYPSWADIPQYHSDKVFTSPDASFEGVTANLNDWQWTHTMNVKYASQRLQNDFHMYSPEHTSIEKVARSVSNRTFAEFTEGYQPWLSHNSPVSSYGTRSDEPVFPDSKDQTKAIGLNSNSVVVTQRSTKMDLEQLEDVEDKKLPDEVDIKDMTLLSVSQQADANYTSTQSLPSNNPASAILPNSVSLLNSLRSKRQTQGTARRETAKIYASHSNKRNMQMKENGCPPKSVFSQPPCILPADESRKERCLASQKPWEHNLHYATKRKSIKVDNQSTGTVNQATPKRRSSLVDVGSAPSTEKLVKHQGMLPSPPERPSSSSQSSPQALSHKDNLKCLETLANSSVNCTVTESQAEGEKTAQKSRTDVTKKMSQKTSQNPSTLVNKDCNRQFTTSSLENGSSGNIFIYSFDGDLQTSKHSLNYFCLEKESGKIRNNSPCIERLNKQDSLMRYTSSCSVTGSPSRNNPKSPDPLVIYYTLPRKSASIAGSIMSDTPISLPRESRTSTFDRLRTETPNRTDVFCSNESTSCLDSKRSLLTSAPLNAATSIEEKDYPVPFTKSPNDSVSSSTSVELAESSKHLTRRGWSGFSECKERGNCLQKYKTTSTFTVCVDEDHVKYHELVSIYYTLPRRHSRTFCHLFRDKPEDAELPLPEENSQSPRIFNKNNEGHMSLANVFYPNTLEKEVPSYSSDHVPSALVTPRNLETAVDHKEENSHLLPSSEKVCASKAVSTVHIRKDIAPDLPLAESTLPDMMTTGISFGGPQSIAIVGDTGKAISAASGNQNTETETRLKEKKEILQTATSLTSTLSKPPKPGRPLEDLCYCTSTNKNSVQKGNSENCYQPTKVKTNENQNSLVLHPREKSYFGGNSNTEHSNAPVPPAEDRYRDNMKVKQRENLLHQITPLYNNKSSGLQLRTDNSRNSTNDLISCNKMLSEAQNKAFEIGTASSADPFLQLDEMGSTDTNELKISKIEKVQNLQSAEIGKDYTGLQELERHSEDSLNVNCKVLGVAQDQKLTQNAESESKLLSGCTRDKVKDIEKRKNRPSIKNKLAAVYKTSRKFSSKNLPPKPHISNIFSQNDGSATSPEVTMPLDSLLSADSNPLFLQSANENQNRSPDPEGNTPIQGTAERNKSENENDLSLLVNNTNWRSFTSSYTQKEAISPPKKTIEVENRPSLTTLFPDKTVATRNKNSQTLGLGLENRSQSLPLRATTSAPLDDERGRARSSACSPPLPLLTDKNSNPFINNYLQANICPEQRLTYQMAFGQHQNTYQSNSLKNANLYSNQLRKSHAKNQRERHLSESTCARDSQDSFASGSNILPKDSRHGKRFKSYSELLSCDENENWASDSVKSYSTRNLMYPSVEFGIFGKEQQLAFLENIKRSLTEGRLWRPCLLSNPGALRDGESPLSRSELLSSSSAGSKISSAASSPRELTEMYQGEPATYSDSDTDTTTDDEYYLDEIDKESEL
- the EXPH5 gene encoding exophilin-5 isoform X1; this translates as MSAAPRGPDLGFLNEEEARTIFQVLQRDSELRRAEEDRVRKLQKRKKSETGLPGVTGEWFEEIQRKKFQNNTDVNRMLRQPLEHQLQKSKKTNHKEFKMSSCTNPQAQKNTSASFLGFRSPFAWLFSFRKSRKHQTQKQPRYDSSAGTSSKVEEMATAEICNSPISTEPSGHSSDANQDELMEKSTQEWNEQLEKEFFRVLDDLDDQLAQEQAQNPLDKTISINSATNVQYNNAFPTSKRQTTLRRQHRKDWSDMPGTSFPDGLRTVRAKDEHKIFIRPRKLHNAYINWHPTAFKEDYKYSDPVDGNPHLLSSRLSSISFGQSSEGSLYPPSIAQNSGFKHRRYLNRDTAGRSYSVCSLRRCPSSVSSDQLSASSLQHPLARESNSGFIPRFGRQNPKRIPLSSIVWNNTLDSPAQTSTQEKMLKTQSLMEFHATDHGRYPSPLQENRKYACYHSKHHYRRSFSSSNCFSRVSGSDKPASPLSFDNWENYPLHKSENNLSRSCYRDTSSHGKLYTNQKNSPYGKKDSYPSWADIPQYHSDKVFTSPDASFEGVTANLNDWQWTHTMNVKYASQRLQNDFHMYSPEHTSIEKVARSVSNRTFAEFTEGYQPWLSHNSPVSSYGTRSDEPVFPDSKDQTKAIGLNSNSVVVTQRSTKMDLEQLEDVEDKKLPDEVDIKDMTLLSVSQQADANYTSTQSLPSNNPASAILPNSVSLLNSLRSKRQTQGTARRETAKIYASHSNKRNMQMKENGCPPKSVFSQPPCILPADESRKERCLASQKPWEHNLHYATKRKSIKVDNQSTGTVNQATPKRRSSLVDVGSAPSTEKLVKHQGMLPSPPERPSSSSQSSPQALSHKDNLKCLETLANSSVNCTVTESQAEGEKTAQKSRTDVTKKMSQKTSQNPSTLVNKDCNRQFTTSSLENGSSGNIFIYSFDGDLQTSKHSLNYFCLEKESGKIRNNSPCIERLNKQDSLMRYTSSCSVTGSPSRNNPKSPDPLVIYYTLPRKSASIAGSIMSDTPISLPRESRTSTFDRLRTETPNRTDVFCSNESTSCLDSKRSLLTSAPLNAATSIEEKDYPVPFTKSPNDSVSSSTSVELAESSKHLTRRGWSGFSECKERGNCLQKYKTTSTFTVCVDEDHVKYHELVSIYYTLPRRHSRTFCHLFRDKPEDAELPLPEENSQSPRIFNKNNEGHMSLANVFYPNTLEKEVPSYSSDHVPSALVTPRNLETAVDHKEENSHLLPSSEKVCASKAVSTVHIRKDIAPDLPLAESTLPDMMTTGISFGGPQSIAIVGDTGKAISAASGNQNTETETRLKEKKEILQTATSLTSTLSKPPKPGRPLEDLCYCTSTNKNSVQKGNSENCYQPTKVKTNENQNSLVLHPREKSYFGGNSNTEHSNAPVPPAEDRYRDNMKVKQRENLLHQITPLYNNKSSGLQLRTDNSRNSTNDLISCNKMLSEAQNKAFEIGTASSADPFLQLDEMGSTDTNELKISKIEKVQNLQSAEIGKDYTGLQELERHSEDSLNVNCKVLGVAQDQKLTQNAESESKLLSGCTRDKVKDIEKRKNRPSIKNKLAAVYKTSRKFSSKNLPPKPHISNIFSQNDGSATSPEVTMPLDSLLSADSNPLFLQSANENQNRSPDPEGNTPIQGTAERNKSENENDLSLLVNNTNWRSFTSSYTQKEAISPPKKTIEVENRPSLTTLFPDKTVATRNKNSQTLGLGLENRSQSLPLRATTSAPLDDERGRARSSACSPPLPLLTDKNSNPFINNYLQANICPEQRLTYQMAFGQHQNTYQSNSLKNANLYSNQLRKSHAKNQRERHLSESTCARDSQDSFASGSNILPKDSRHGKRFKSYSELLSCDENENWASDSVKSYSTRNLMYPSVEFGIFGKEQQLAFLENIKRSLTEGRLWRPCLLSNPGALRDGESPLSRSELLSSSSAGSKISSAASSPRELTEMYQGEPATYSDSDTDTTTDDEYYLDEIDKESEL
- the EXPH5 gene encoding exophilin-5 isoform X3 codes for the protein MTFAGVEAEICNSPISTEPSGHSSDANQDELMEKSTQEWNEQLEKEFFRVLDDLDDQLAQEQAQNPLDKTISINSATNVQYNNAFPTSKRQTTLRRQHRKDWSDMPGTSFPDGLRTVRAKDEHKIFIRPRKLHNAYINWHPTAFKEDYKYSDPVDGNPHLLSSRLSSISFGQSSEGSLYPPSIAQNSGFKHRRYLNRDTAGRSYSVCSLRRCPSSVSSDQLSASSLQHPLARESNSGFIPRFGRQNPKRIPLSSIVWNNTLDSPAQTSTQEKMLKTQSLMEFHATDHGRYPSPLQENRKYACYHSKHHYRRSFSSSNCFSRVSGSDKPASPLSFDNWENYPLHKSENNLSRSCYRDTSSHGKLYTNQKNSPYGKKDSYPSWADIPQYHSDKVFTSPDASFEGVTANLNDWQWTHTMNVKYASQRLQNDFHMYSPEHTSIEKVARSVSNRTFAEFTEGYQPWLSHNSPVSSYGTRSDEPVFPDSKDQTKAIGLNSNSVVVTQRSTKMDLEQLEDVEDKKLPDEVDIKDMTLLSVSQQADANYTSTQSLPSNNPASAILPNSVSLLNSLRSKRQTQGTARRETAKIYASHSNKRNMQMKENGCPPKSVFSQPPCILPADESRKERCLASQKPWEHNLHYATKRKSIKVDNQSTGTVNQATPKRRSSLVDVGSAPSTEKLVKHQGMLPSPPERPSSSSQSSPQALSHKDNLKCLETLANSSVNCTVTESQAEGEKTAQKSRTDVTKKMSQKTSQNPSTLVNKDCNRQFTTSSLENGSSGNIFIYSFDGDLQTSKHSLNYFCLEKESGKIRNNSPCIERLNKQDSLMRYTSSCSVTGSPSRNNPKSPDPLVIYYTLPRKSASIAGSIMSDTPISLPRESRTSTFDRLRTETPNRTDVFCSNESTSCLDSKRSLLTSAPLNAATSIEEKDYPVPFTKSPNDSVSSSTSVELAESSKHLTRRGWSGFSECKERGNCLQKYKTTSTFTVCVDEDHVKYHELVSIYYTLPRRHSRTFCHLFRDKPEDAELPLPEENSQSPRIFNKNNEGHMSLANVFYPNTLEKEVPSYSSDHVPSALVTPRNLETAVDHKEENSHLLPSSEKVCASKAVSTVHIRKDIAPDLPLAESTLPDMMTTGISFGGPQSIAIVGDTGKAISAASGNQNTETETRLKEKKEILQTATSLTSTLSKPPKPGRPLEDLCYCTSTNKNSVQKGNSENCYQPTKVKTNENQNSLVLHPREKSYFGGNSNTEHSNAPVPPAEDRYRDNMKVKQRENLLHQITPLYNNKSSGLQLRTDNSRNSTNDLISCNKMLSEAQNKAFEIGTASSADPFLQLDEMGSTDTNELKISKIEKVQNLQSAEIGKDYTGLQELERHSEDSLNVNCKVLGVAQDQKLTQNAESESKLLSGCTRDKVKDIEKRKNRPSIKNKLAAVYKTSRKFSSKNLPPKPHISNIFSQNDGSATSPEVTMPLDSLLSADSNPLFLQSANENQNRSPDPEGNTPIQGTAERNKSENENDLSLLVNNTNWRSFTSSYTQKEAISPPKKTIEVENRPSLTTLFPDKTVATRNKNSQTLGLGLENRSQSLPLRATTSAPLDDERGRARSSACSPPLPLLTDKNSNPFINNYLQANICPEQRLTYQMAFGQHQNTYQSNSLKNANLYSNQLRKSHAKNQRERHLSESTCARDSQDSFASGSNILPKDSRHGKRFKSYSELLSCDENENWASDSVKSYSTRNLMYPSVEFGIFGKEQQLAFLENIKRSLTEGRLWRPCLLSNPGALRDGESPLSRSELLSSSSAGSKISSAASSPRELTEMYQGEPATYSDSDTDTTTDDEYYLDEIDKESEL